One stretch of Chryseobacterium indologenes DNA includes these proteins:
- a CDS encoding cation transporter, translating into MNKTIFNITKMDCPSEEQLIRMKLQDFDMVKSLEFDIPSRKLNVYHSGKPEPIFSALETLNLNTSLISTEESNAVLETDTSNDQRKLLWTVLIINFVFFGLEMLFGIFSNSIGLIADSLDMLADSIVYALALFAVGGTIARKNNIAKFAGYFQILLAVIGFVEVIRRFIGIEAMPDFKTMIVVSVLALIANVLCLYLLQKNKSKEAHMQASMIFTSNDVIINSGVIIAGLLVNWLNSSYPDLIIGAIVFVIVARGAYRILKLAK; encoded by the coding sequence ATGAATAAAACCATATTCAATATAACTAAAATGGATTGCCCAAGTGAGGAGCAATTAATCCGTATGAAATTGCAGGATTTCGATATGGTAAAGTCATTGGAATTTGATATTCCCAGTAGAAAACTAAATGTTTACCATAGTGGAAAACCAGAGCCGATTTTTTCGGCTTTGGAAACATTAAACCTGAATACGTCATTGATTTCAACTGAAGAAAGCAATGCAGTTCTTGAAACAGATACAAGCAATGACCAACGGAAACTACTTTGGACTGTACTGATTATCAATTTCGTTTTCTTTGGATTGGAAATGTTGTTCGGTATTTTTTCCAATTCAATAGGATTGATAGCAGACAGCTTGGATATGCTTGCAGACAGTATTGTTTACGCTTTGGCATTGTTTGCTGTTGGGGGTACGATTGCAAGAAAAAACAATATCGCCAAATTTGCAGGTTACTTTCAAATTCTGTTAGCCGTTATCGGTTTTGTTGAAGTTATCAGACGTTTTATCGGAATAGAAGCGATGCCTGATTTCAAAACAATGATTGTTGTTTCTGTTTTGGCGTTGATTGCAAACGTACTTTGTCTTTATCTATTACAAAAGAACAAAAGCAAAGAAGCCCATATGCAGGCTTCGATGATTTTCACTTCCAACGATGTTATAATCAATTCGGGTGTTATCATTGCGGGATTATTGGTCAATTGGCTCAATTCGAGTTATCCGGATTTGATTATTGGGGCAATTGTATTCGTGATTGTGGCAAGAGGTGCATATAGAATACTGAAGTTGGCAAAATAA
- a CDS encoding helix-turn-helix domain-containing protein: protein MITLLRTRIESILKNYRPVMNGEIYLSGEDVCELLHISKRTLQQYRDDNILPYIQIGGKIIYKESDILTILERNYISNNTNNK from the coding sequence ATGATAACGCTGCTAAGAACCCGTATCGAAAGTATATTGAAAAATTACCGTCCTGTAATGAACGGAGAAATTTATTTGTCGGGCGAAGATGTGTGCGAACTGCTCCATATCAGCAAACGGACTTTACAGCAATACCGTGATGATAATATCCTGCCTTATATACAGATAGGGGGCAAAATAATTTATAAGGAGAGTGATATTCTGACAATCCTGGAACGGAACTATATCTCCAATAATACAAATAACAAATAG
- a CDS encoding helix-turn-helix domain-containing protein, producing the protein MEVITIQKSVLEGMKNELKALLELTENATKKYTPIFKEEKWLDNQEVCLMMNITKRTLQTYKDKGLLPYSRLNRKNYYKRSDVQALLEAGQPYNTVENGFIRE; encoded by the coding sequence ATGGAAGTAATCACAATACAAAAGTCCGTACTGGAGGGAATGAAAAATGAGCTGAAAGCACTTTTGGAACTGACCGAAAATGCTACGAAAAAATACACGCCAATTTTCAAAGAAGAAAAATGGCTCGATAACCAGGAAGTGTGTCTGATGATGAACATTACCAAGCGGACTTTGCAGACGTATAAGGACAAAGGACTATTGCCCTATTCCCGACTGAACCGTAAGAATTATTATAAACGCTCGGATGTACAGGCTTTGCTCGAAGCCGGACAGCCGTACAATACCGTTGAAAATGGATTTATTCGAGAATGA
- a CDS encoding metallophosphoesterase family protein produces MNKILFSAIALMFATTAMAQLPKIPAAYSNLGYDTNGRLYFENKDEKYFAEEFKNPLTIEQLLGKPEATENGVQMDFGNLKGTVTYGLIPYGKVPHPLPVYRKTVKIEDGKIELNIKEDFKYPYDFVDWKKNGYLNLGYRIADEQGMLLFDGIVALKGEGPFEVIPAIYEGPFVNMVTDNSAVIWCKTTHPVKAEIEINGKVYKDEHETTLHRWNIAGLTPNTKHNYKVKYGIQSQSYHLKTAPSKGSREAFVFGYASDSRHATGGGERKILGANAYIMKKMAALAHMKDVRFMQFTGDMINGYLSSKEQQRLEYSNWKKSIEPFWHYMPFYIGMGNHEALGLIFKDENGKQQAFIDAFPYETQSAEALFAEEFVNPENGPDSEDDNKYDPDPKNIDFPSYKENVFYYTYGNVAMIVLNSNYWYAPSIANQTASSGGLHGYLMDNQLQWLRETISKLERDKNIDHIFLTQHTPAFPNGGHSKDVMWYSGNNEKRPYIGGKPADKGIIERRDEYLDILINESKKVVGMLTGDEHNYNWLKLTADMPIYPENYPHKKLNVSRPIYQINNGAAGAPYYGQEVLPWSKHTQSFSVENALCLFYVEGKKITMKVFNPDTLNQIDEVELR; encoded by the coding sequence ATGAATAAGATACTATTTTCTGCTATTGCGTTAATGTTTGCTACAACAGCAATGGCGCAACTTCCTAAAATTCCTGCTGCATACAGTAACCTGGGCTATGATACCAATGGAAGATTATATTTTGAAAATAAGGATGAAAAATACTTTGCAGAAGAATTTAAAAATCCGCTAACGATCGAACAGCTTCTTGGTAAACCGGAAGCTACTGAAAATGGGGTTCAGATGGATTTTGGCAATTTAAAAGGAACGGTAACCTATGGCTTGATCCCATACGGAAAAGTTCCGCATCCCCTTCCCGTATATCGAAAAACCGTCAAAATTGAAGACGGTAAAATAGAGCTCAATATAAAAGAGGATTTCAAGTATCCGTATGATTTTGTAGACTGGAAGAAAAATGGGTACCTGAACCTTGGCTACCGAATTGCTGATGAGCAAGGTATGCTTTTGTTTGATGGCATAGTTGCTTTAAAAGGTGAAGGGCCATTTGAAGTCATACCAGCAATTTATGAAGGACCTTTTGTAAATATGGTAACTGATAACTCTGCTGTAATCTGGTGCAAAACCACACATCCCGTAAAGGCCGAAATTGAAATCAATGGCAAAGTTTATAAAGATGAGCACGAAACAACGCTGCATCGTTGGAATATAGCAGGACTTACCCCAAATACAAAGCACAACTATAAGGTAAAATATGGGATACAATCGCAATCGTATCATCTTAAAACTGCACCATCTAAAGGCAGCAGAGAAGCGTTCGTATTTGGTTATGCAAGCGACAGCCGCCATGCTACAGGTGGAGGTGAACGGAAAATCCTTGGAGCCAACGCCTACATAATGAAAAAAATGGCTGCACTTGCTCACATGAAGGACGTGCGCTTTATGCAATTCACCGGTGATATGATTAACGGCTATTTGAGCAGTAAAGAACAGCAGAGACTGGAATATTCTAACTGGAAAAAATCCATTGAACCATTTTGGCACTACATGCCCTTTTATATAGGTATGGGTAATCATGAAGCATTAGGTCTTATTTTTAAAGATGAAAACGGCAAGCAACAGGCATTTATTGATGCTTTTCCTTATGAGACCCAATCAGCAGAAGCACTTTTTGCAGAGGAATTTGTAAATCCTGAAAATGGTCCAGATAGCGAGGATGATAACAAGTATGACCCTGACCCTAAAAATATAGACTTCCCTTCCTATAAGGAAAATGTGTTTTATTATACCTACGGAAACGTGGCGATGATTGTCCTTAATAGCAATTACTGGTATGCACCTTCCATTGCTAATCAAACGGCTTCCAGCGGAGGGTTGCATGGGTATTTAATGGATAACCAACTTCAATGGCTTCGTGAAACGATCTCAAAATTGGAAAGAGACAAGAATATTGACCATATTTTTCTTACACAACATACTCCTGCATTTCCTAATGGAGGACACAGTAAAGATGTGATGTGGTACAGCGGTAACAACGAAAAAAGACCCTACATTGGAGGAAAGCCCGCTGATAAAGGAATTATAGAACGCAGAGATGAATATTTAGATATTTTGATCAATGAAAGTAAGAAAGTGGTGGGGATGCTTACAGGTGATGAACATAACTATAACTGGTTAAAACTGACGGCTGATATGCCAATTTACCCCGAGAATTATCCGCATAAAAAACTTAACGTATCGCGCCCAATCTATCAAATCAATAATGGTGCAGCAGGAGCTCCTTATTATGGTCAGGAAGTATTGCCATGGAGTAAGCATACCCAGTCATTTAGCGTGGAAAATGCACTGTGCCTGTTTTATGTGGAGGGAAAAAAAATAACAATGAAAGTATTTAATCCGGACACATTAAATCAAATAGATGAAGTCGAATTAAGATAG
- the chrA gene encoding chromate efflux transporter — MEENVTLKEIAKVFSKLGIIGFGGPAAHIAMMRDEVVVKRKWMSEQHFLDLLGATNLIPGPNSTEMAIHIGYDKGGWKGLLTAGLCFILPAVFITGIFAYLYNLYGQLPEVQPFIYGIKPAIIAIILAAIYPLAKQSVKSINLALIGIAVLFAAVFGVNEIYLMFGAGLLAFGLHTVQNRQNDTLQSIVPFTFLQITQTTFWTATNAKLFWTFLKIGSILYGSGYVLFAFLDTELVATGLLTRQQLMDAIAVGQFTPGPVFSSVTFIGFQINGLSGAIISTIAIFLPSFVFVALLNPLMKKLRNSKGLSSFLDAVNVASVAIIIAVCYEMGKETITDWRTMLIAVLSIAITFGYKKLNSAVIVLGGSLLGYVLFQI, encoded by the coding sequence ATGGAAGAGAATGTAACCTTAAAAGAAATAGCAAAAGTTTTCAGTAAGTTGGGGATTATAGGGTTTGGAGGTCCAGCAGCACATATTGCCATGATGCGGGATGAAGTGGTGGTTAAACGAAAATGGATGAGTGAACAGCACTTTTTGGATTTACTAGGTGCTACCAACCTTATTCCGGGACCTAACAGCACGGAAATGGCTATTCATATTGGCTATGATAAAGGCGGTTGGAAAGGATTGTTAACAGCAGGTTTATGCTTTATTCTGCCTGCCGTATTTATCACTGGAATTTTCGCATATTTATATAATCTTTACGGACAGCTACCCGAAGTACAACCTTTTATCTATGGTATCAAACCTGCTATAATAGCCATTATTCTGGCAGCAATTTATCCATTGGCAAAACAATCTGTCAAATCCATAAATTTAGCTCTTATTGGTATTGCTGTTTTGTTCGCAGCGGTGTTTGGAGTTAATGAAATTTATTTAATGTTTGGTGCAGGTTTGTTAGCATTTGGATTGCACACGGTTCAGAACAGGCAAAATGATACTTTGCAAAGTATTGTTCCGTTTACCTTTCTTCAAATTACACAGACAACTTTTTGGACAGCGACAAATGCCAAACTGTTTTGGACATTTCTTAAAATTGGCTCCATACTTTATGGGAGCGGATATGTGCTGTTTGCCTTTTTAGATACAGAATTGGTTGCAACAGGTCTGCTCACAAGACAGCAACTAATGGATGCCATTGCGGTAGGACAGTTCACACCCGGTCCTGTTTTTTCATCGGTAACGTTTATTGGCTTTCAAATCAATGGGCTTTCAGGAGCCATTATCTCAACTATTGCCATTTTCCTGCCATCATTTGTTTTTGTGGCACTGCTTAATCCGTTAATGAAAAAGCTACGAAATTCTAAAGGATTATCTTCCTTTTTAGATGCCGTGAATGTAGCATCGGTAGCCATAATCATAGCGGTGTGTTACGAAATGGGTAAAGAAACTATTACTGATTGGCGGACGATGTTAATTGCAGTTTTGAGCATTGCAATAACTTTTGGATACAAAAAATTAAATAGTGCTGTTATAGTTTTGGGCGGTTCCTTATTAGGATATGTATTATTTCAAATTTGA
- a CDS encoding DNA-binding response regulator has translation MKTGTVQETISLSFINDKSPVTDNICKDLAASGMEILSRSESIENGLSQLSSLNKIPKVCIIDLDFYDQNVLKQLQELRKDYPAIKLVAHSDIDDKKVGKSLLEIGFSSYLLLGSDVDDFERVIKTVIGMDS, from the coding sequence ATGAAAACTGGTACTGTACAAGAAACAATCTCCCTGTCTTTTATCAATGACAAAAGCCCTGTAACCGATAACATCTGCAAAGATCTCGCTGCATCTGGAATGGAAATCCTATCTAGGTCAGAAAGCATAGAAAACGGGTTATCACAGTTGTCTTCATTGAACAAAATCCCCAAAGTCTGTATTATTGACTTGGATTTTTACGACCAAAATGTGCTTAAACAGCTTCAAGAATTAAGGAAAGATTACCCTGCAATCAAACTGGTTGCCCATAGCGATATTGATGATAAGAAAGTTGGGAAATCTCTTTTAGAGATTGGATTTTCAAGTTATCTACTACTTGGTAGCGATGTGGATGATTTTGAAAGAGTAATAAAAACCGTTATCGGTATGGACAGTTAA